The region CAGGCACCCCAACCCTTCATGGCTGTTGGGGAGGGAGGGGTCTTCCCCCAGGTTGCCTGAGGCACCCCCTCCTCTTTCCCGCTCTCTTAAGTACTTCTGTGCGTGGAAGTGTTTCCTTGGGGGCTGTGTCGGAGGGTTAAAtgtttttggttttaaaaagggagagaatatttgtagctccgggttgaaatgaggggctcTGGCCTTGAGAAGCCAGCAGGCACACCTGATGCCCCCAGGCCCTCAGAGCCCtcggctgggggctggggaaagggCAGTGCTAGCGGCAGCTGCTTTCTCTGCTGGGGCTTCTACTCTGCCCTCAGGGATGGGGAGGCCGTGCGGCACCTGTGCGGGGATCCCCTCCGCTGCCTTCTTGCTGGGGGTTACTTGGTGGGAAGACGTTCCCCTCCTGCCCCATGACACAAGGCAGAATTGCAGAGCATACACAATGCCAgtcccagagcagccacagagcgAGTCCCACGTGGGGATGGTGggaaggaaggcctggaggctgcTCCGGTCAAGAGAGGCAGCCAGCTCTCCTGCGAGCAGAGCAGAGGGGCCTCTGCCGGCTGATGCCCCCCCTCCCGGGGCCCGTAAGATGGAGCAGAGACTGAGGTGTCTTTGGTTGGTAGAAGCCAGGAAGCCCCTCCCACAGCACACCTTTCCCAAAGGGCggggctggcggggggggggtcccACTCTGCCATGCGGGGGTGGCCTCCAAGGCTTCCTCGGAGCTCACAGCAACCCTGGACCTGACTCTCATCCGACACACGCTGGAGGTCCCCCTGTCAGGACAATGAGGACTTCATTTGGGTGGGTCACCCTCCCCCcagacctccctccctctccccctgctGGGCTGCTTGCTGAGCCCCTTTTCTTGGGCCAACTGCAGAAGAAGCGGGGAAAGGCTGGCAATGTCTTTATTTCAAGCAAGGGAAAGCACAAGGAAGGTTTACAATCTGTTTCACACATTCTCCAGAGCAAATATTtacaacaaaaatacaaaagtacTGGGAATTTTGTTAAACAAGTCTGGGGATTTTAGAGGCTGGTGAAAAATGCCGTGATCGTGGGAAAGCCAAACCTGTGAACAGGCCCTTGACGGTGCAGCTCTGGGGGGGAGGCACTCGGGGGGGGGGCACGGTTGCAAAGGAAAGGGGTTTCTGAAGAGAGCAGTTGCAGGCTTGGCTGCCCCTGGGGACGAGCAGAGGCCACAGGAGGATTGAGGAGACATGGGCTGGATTTCTTTCGGGGAACGGAGGACTTCCTCGCCTCACACGCTGCAGATAGGCAAGTTGCTAATGGGACAGCCTGCCCAGAAAGAAGAGTTCCTGCCTGGGGCAGCCGAAAGCAAAGAGCAGCCAGGGGAAGGGCCAGGGCCCAGGCGGTGGGATTCCCCGCTTGACTCCAAGACGCCTGGGTTGACTGTGATGTCAGCACTGACCATGGCAAGGGCCTCCTGGGGCCAAATATGCAACATGTTCTGCAGGGAGGCAATGAGGACACAGCCCTGCTCTCGAGGAAGCCTGATCTGTGTGTGAGCAGCGCAATCCGAACCAGGACAAGCGAAGGCCGGGGGCAACAGCCAAGCCTCCCGTAGCTTCCTGGGAAACAGCATCTAAGCGATTAGAGAAGGTATGTGGGGCTCAGCCCCTGCTTTGGGCCCAAGCCGGGTCCGAGCCTTCCTCCCGACACTCTTGGCCGCTTGGATCCTTGTGAGAAGGGAACCGATCGGGCAGGCTGGAAGACATGGTGTTTCCGGAGTAGGAGGAGGCCCCGTGCCGGACACTGGAGACGTTGGTCTCGGTGCTGCTCTCAATTCTGCAGGGCCCCAGAACCTCCTGCAGGGCCCCCTGACTCAGACAGCCCACATCGTGCAGGATTCGGCAAAAGTCGTGGCGGAAACGGATGCCCACGAAGGCGTAGAGGATGGGATTCAGGCAACAGTGGCTGTAGGCAAGCACCTCGCTCACAACAACGGCACTGCTCAGCCCCTGGTCAAGCGTGCAGGACTTCCCTGTGACCTCCATCTTGGCGAGGGTGTCCCAGAAAATGACCACATTGTAAGGGGTCCAGCAGAGCAGGAAGACGCTGGTGACCGCAATGGCCACCTTCACGGCCTTTTGCCGCTGCAGCCGCTGGGACCGGCAGAGGAGCCTCACGATGGCTGTGTAGCAATAGCACATGAGCCCCAAGGGCAGGAAGAAGCCCACCAGGTGGTAGAGGAAGCGttgggccagccaggagttgatGCCGTGCGCACCATACTCCCTGAAGTGGCAGATGCTCAGGTTGTGGCTTTGCACCCAGACCTCTGTGAACAGCAAGTCGGGCATGGCCAGCAGAAAGGAGAGCAGCCAGAGAGCCAGGCAGGCCAAGTGGATGGAGAGGCCGCGCTGCCTCTGGAAGGTCTGCAGGGCGCAGACCACGGCCAGGTAGCGGTCCACGCTGATGCAGCCGAGCAGCAGGCTGCTGGCGTAGAAGCTCATCCGGTTGGCGGCACTCAGCAGCTTGCAGAGGAAGAGGCCGAAGACCCAGCCCGCCAGGCTCTCCACCACGCCAAAGGGGAAggtgagcagcagcagcagattgGCCAGGGCAAAGTGGAGAAGGAAGAGCTCCGTGGAAGTACGGGAGCGTCTGTAGCGCCACAGGATGACCACCACCAGGAGGTTGCCCAGGCCTCCAAGCAGGAAGATGAGCAGGTGGACCAAGGGCACCAGGACACTCTGGAAGGTCTGCCTGGAGCCGCCTTCCGCCTGAGGACACAGGTATTCGTCGTAGGAGTAGTTCCCTTCGCTGTCGGTGAGGTTGTAGTCGAAGGTCTGGGAAGAGAGCAAGAGGGAAAGGGGGCTTATGGGCAGGGGCTTCTGTGTGCTGTCCCTTGCAGAGGGGGGCTATTCAGACCCCACCATCCCCTCCATCCTCGCCTCCTCCAAGGGTGGGGACAATCATGCTGTGGCCACTGGAC is a window of Thamnophis elegans isolate rThaEle1 chromosome 13, rThaEle1.pri, whole genome shotgun sequence DNA encoding:
- the CXCR5 gene encoding C-X-C chemokine receptor type 5 isoform X2 translates to MSVAPSGAKKRGRTFDYNLTDSEGNYSYDEYLCPQAEGGSRQTFQSVLVPLVHLLIFLLGGLGNLLVVVILWRYRRSRTSTELFLLHFALANLLLLLTFPFGVVESLAGWVFGLFLCKLLSAANRMSFYASSLLLGCISVDRYLAVVCALQTFQRQRGLSIHLACLALWLLSFLLAMPDLLFTEVWVQSHNLSICHFREYGAHGINSWLAQRFLYHLVGFFLPLGLMCYCYTAIVRLLCRSQRLQRQKAVKVAIAVTSVFLLCWTPYNVVIFWDTLAKMEVTGKSCTLDQGLSSAVVVSEVLAYSHCCLNPILYAFVGIRFRHDFCRILHDVGCLSQGALQEVLGPCRIESSTETNVSSVRHGASSYSGNTMSSSLPDRFPSHKDPSGQECREEGSDPAWAQSRG
- the CXCR5 gene encoding C-X-C chemokine receptor type 5 isoform X1, which codes for MAEFKFTLENAMNWTFDYNLTDSEGNYSYDEYLCPQAEGGSRQTFQSVLVPLVHLLIFLLGGLGNLLVVVILWRYRRSRTSTELFLLHFALANLLLLLTFPFGVVESLAGWVFGLFLCKLLSAANRMSFYASSLLLGCISVDRYLAVVCALQTFQRQRGLSIHLACLALWLLSFLLAMPDLLFTEVWVQSHNLSICHFREYGAHGINSWLAQRFLYHLVGFFLPLGLMCYCYTAIVRLLCRSQRLQRQKAVKVAIAVTSVFLLCWTPYNVVIFWDTLAKMEVTGKSCTLDQGLSSAVVVSEVLAYSHCCLNPILYAFVGIRFRHDFCRILHDVGCLSQGALQEVLGPCRIESSTETNVSSVRHGASSYSGNTMSSSLPDRFPSHKDPSGQECREEGSDPAWAQSRG